One region of Thiomonas intermedia genomic DNA includes:
- the istB gene encoding IS21-like element helper ATPase IstB — translation MIPIPELVPHLKQLRLSGILDSLEARNRQAIESKLAYTEFLALLMGDEVARRDQNRFSTRIRRAQFRSSKTLEQFDFERLPQLNRALVHDLATGRYLRECSPVLIVGPSGTGKSHLAQALGHCAIRQGVDVLFTSCSALTQSLHAARATNAYERKLQALSRIPLLIIDDFGLKPLRAPADEDLHELIAERYERTTTIVTSNLDFTEWDQAFPGNPLLASATLDRLRHNAYCLVLDGQSYRTPRQMPNAMPTKTQRSNQPKDIK, via the coding sequence ATGATCCCCATTCCCGAACTGGTTCCACACCTCAAGCAATTGCGCTTGTCCGGCATCCTGGATTCTCTGGAGGCCAGGAACCGCCAAGCCATTGAATCCAAACTCGCCTATACGGAATTCCTGGCCCTGCTGATGGGCGATGAAGTGGCCCGCCGCGACCAGAACCGCTTCAGCACCCGCATCCGCCGGGCTCAGTTTCGGTCGAGCAAGACCCTGGAGCAGTTTGATTTCGAGCGGCTCCCCCAACTCAACCGCGCACTGGTGCACGACCTGGCCACCGGACGCTATTTGCGGGAATGCTCACCTGTGTTGATCGTCGGACCCAGTGGAACTGGCAAAAGCCACCTGGCACAGGCCTTGGGCCACTGCGCCATCCGCCAAGGCGTTGATGTGCTCTTCACCAGTTGCTCGGCCCTCACGCAGTCCCTGCACGCCGCGCGTGCGACCAATGCCTACGAACGCAAACTGCAGGCGCTCAGCCGTATTCCCCTGCTCATCATCGATGACTTCGGACTCAAGCCCCTGCGCGCACCGGCCGACGAGGATCTGCATGAACTCATCGCCGAGCGCTACGAACGAACGACCACCATCGTCACCAGCAATTTGGACTTCACCGAGTGGGATCAGGCCTTCCCAGGCAACCCCTTGTTGGCCTCCGCCACGCTCGACCGCCTGCGCCACAACGCCTATTGCCTCGTGCTCGATGGCCAGTCTTACCGCACGCCACGCCAGATGCCCAACGCAATGCCAACCAAAACCCAGAGATCCAATCAACCAAAAGACATCAAATAA
- the istA gene encoding IS21 family transposase, whose product MHEYRNVLIRLRAGDGDREIARLGLMGRVKVANFRQHAQSLGWLDPDRPPPDAQTIAQSLSAVARRPVSTISKAQPWRELIARWMDAGVEGVAIHAALVRDHQFKGSYSSVYRLMRDISRAQPRTDVTVRLNFKPGEAAQVDFGAGPFLLHPDGLRRRTWAFVMTLCHSRHQYVEFVWDQTVATWLGCHRRAFEWFAGVPERVIIDNAKCAIIKACRFDPHVQRSYAECAEGYDFKIDPCPPHDPQKKGIVESGVKYVKRNFLPTREFRDLADLNAQVRAWVLQEAGQRIHGTTRQQPLDLFALERALLKPLPAQAPDLGVWQRVTLHRDCHVKFDNALYSAPFGLVGKQLWLRANDGCVALYEDYRLVATHPRGTRPGQRVTTPDHLPPKAQLFFARDRQWLHEQALQIGPYCQQIIDCLLGDRIVERLRAAQGVVGLARTYGAQRLELACQRAMAHNSPYYRTVKTILSSNADRLPMPEISVAPAYAKARFVRDAASLFTPNAHNPQQDLLH is encoded by the coding sequence ATGCATGAATACCGAAACGTTTTAATTCGACTGCGTGCGGGTGATGGCGACCGCGAGATAGCGCGCCTGGGGCTCATGGGCCGCGTCAAGGTGGCCAACTTTCGCCAGCACGCTCAGAGCCTGGGCTGGCTGGATCCGGATCGGCCGCCGCCTGACGCCCAAACGATTGCGCAGAGTCTGAGCGCGGTGGCCAGGCGCCCCGTCAGCACGATCTCCAAAGCCCAGCCCTGGCGTGAGCTCATTGCGCGCTGGATGGACGCGGGCGTTGAGGGCGTGGCCATCCATGCCGCGCTGGTACGCGATCACCAATTCAAGGGCAGCTACTCCTCCGTCTACCGCCTCATGCGCGACATCAGCCGGGCGCAGCCGCGCACGGATGTCACCGTGCGGCTGAACTTCAAACCCGGCGAGGCTGCTCAGGTCGACTTCGGTGCTGGCCCGTTTCTGCTGCACCCGGATGGCCTTCGCCGGCGCACATGGGCCTTTGTCATGACCCTGTGCCACAGCCGCCACCAGTATGTGGAATTCGTCTGGGACCAGACAGTGGCGACGTGGCTGGGCTGCCACCGCCGCGCCTTTGAGTGGTTTGCCGGCGTGCCCGAGCGCGTCATCATCGACAACGCCAAGTGCGCCATCATCAAGGCCTGTCGGTTTGATCCCCACGTGCAACGCTCCTATGCAGAGTGCGCTGAAGGGTATGACTTCAAGATTGACCCCTGTCCGCCACACGACCCGCAGAAGAAAGGGATCGTGGAGTCAGGCGTCAAATACGTCAAACGCAACTTCCTGCCCACCCGCGAATTCCGTGATCTGGCCGACCTCAATGCCCAAGTACGGGCCTGGGTATTACAGGAAGCCGGGCAGCGCATTCACGGCACCACCCGCCAACAACCCCTGGATTTGTTTGCGCTGGAGCGAGCCCTGCTCAAGCCATTGCCCGCCCAGGCCCCGGACTTGGGCGTGTGGCAGCGGGTGACGCTGCACCGCGATTGCCACGTCAAGTTTGACAACGCCCTGTATTCCGCGCCCTTTGGGCTGGTGGGCAAGCAGTTGTGGCTGCGTGCCAACGATGGTTGTGTTGCCCTCTATGAAGACTACCGATTGGTGGCCACCCACCCGCGCGGGACGCGTCCTGGCCAACGCGTCACGACGCCAGACCACTTGCCACCCAAGGCGCAACTGTTCTTCGCGCGCGACCGCCAATGGCTCCATGAGCAAGCGCTGCAAATCGGGCCGTACTGCCAGCAGATCATTGACTGCCTGCTGGGCGACCGGATTGTGGAGCGGCTGCGTGCAGCACAGGGCGTTGTTGGCCTGGCCAGGACCTACGGCGCCCAACGTCTGGAGCTTGCCTGCCAGCGTGCCATGGCCCACAACAGCCCGTATTACCGCACCGTCAAGACCATCCTGAGCAGCAATGCCGACCGTCTGCCGATGCCCGAGATCAGTGTCGCGCCCGCCTATGCCAAGGCCCGGTTCGTACGCGATGCCGCCAGCCTATTCACCCCCAATGCCCACAACCCGCAGCAGGACCTCCTGCATTAA
- a CDS encoding chorismate lyase has protein sequence MRAHCGAFSLLRLHQGLARPRRDEAPLLAQPLGRRAWSREVVLFADGVPVVYGQSVARRDVLRRNWRLLVALGSQPVGEAVFARAMTRRGEIRVRRLPPRDALRRAACAYAGLPTATPLWARRSAFVHRGQALWVTEVFLPAVAALRGHSRPLARA, from the coding sequence TTGCGCGCACACTGCGGTGCCTTCAGCCTGCTGCGACTGCATCAGGGCCTGGCGCGGCCGCGGCGCGACGAGGCGCCGCTGCTGGCGCAGCCGCTGGGCCGGCGAGCGTGGTCGCGCGAGGTGGTGCTGTTTGCTGACGGTGTGCCTGTGGTGTATGGGCAGAGCGTAGCGCGTCGCGACGTGCTGCGCCGCAACTGGCGGCTGCTGGTGGCGCTGGGCAGTCAACCGGTCGGCGAAGCCGTGTTCGCGCGCGCGATGACGCGCCGCGGCGAGATCCGGGTGCGACGCTTGCCGCCCCGCGACGCCTTGCGGCGCGCCGCCTGCGCATACGCAGGACTGCCTACGGCGACGCCGTTGTGGGCGCGGCGATCCGCCTTCGTGCATCGTGGCCAGGCGCTTTGGGTGACCGAGGTCTTCCTGCCGGCTGTGGCCGCGCTGCGCGGCCACAGCCGGCCGTTAGCTCGCGCATAG
- a CDS encoding IS630 family transposase, whose translation MGKMNLSAAERDQLEAIVRSRTMRAADVRRSKLILMLEDGESRETIMRRLECDSRFLSRWSSRFLSERLAGMYARHPGRAPKQPVAKLEARVLNRTLRHKPSDGSTHWSSYKLAAELGDVSVSTVQRIWRKHNIRPHRLECHMISNDRAFETKAADVIGLYLNPPAHAAVFCVDEKTAIQALDRKDRMLPLSRGRAESHSFEYKRNGTLSLFAALNTATGEVLGKTAPRHTSEQFVAFLTDIVASQPAHQDIHVICDNVSSHKTERVAEFLAEHGHVRVHYTPTYSSWLNQVENWFSRIQRDVISRGIFTSVKDLDRKLMRYIRAHNKNPKPVKWKYDDPSRRIHPVPSQ comes from the coding sequence ATGGGCAAGATGAATCTGAGTGCAGCAGAGCGAGATCAACTGGAGGCGATCGTGCGCAGTCGAACGATGCGCGCGGCCGATGTGCGCAGGTCGAAGTTGATCCTCATGCTTGAGGACGGTGAATCGCGTGAAACGATCATGCGCAGGCTCGAATGTGATTCGCGATTTCTCTCACGCTGGTCGAGCCGCTTTCTGAGCGAGAGGTTGGCCGGTATGTACGCGAGGCACCCCGGGCGGGCGCCGAAGCAGCCGGTGGCCAAGCTTGAGGCGCGGGTTCTCAATCGCACGCTCAGACACAAACCGTCGGACGGTTCGACGCACTGGAGCAGCTACAAGTTGGCCGCCGAACTCGGGGACGTGTCGGTGTCGACCGTGCAGCGTATCTGGCGCAAGCACAACATTCGTCCGCACAGGCTCGAGTGCCACATGATCTCCAACGACCGGGCGTTCGAGACCAAGGCCGCCGATGTCATTGGGCTGTACTTGAACCCACCTGCGCACGCGGCGGTGTTCTGCGTGGACGAGAAGACCGCGATTCAGGCGCTGGATCGCAAGGACCGCATGCTGCCGCTGTCGCGCGGGCGCGCCGAGAGCCATTCGTTCGAATACAAGCGCAACGGCACGCTGAGCCTGTTTGCGGCGCTGAACACAGCCACCGGCGAAGTCCTGGGCAAGACCGCACCGCGCCACACCAGCGAGCAGTTCGTCGCCTTCCTCACCGACATCGTGGCCAGCCAACCTGCGCACCAGGACATTCATGTGATCTGCGACAACGTCAGCAGCCACAAGACCGAGCGGGTCGCGGAGTTCCTGGCTGAGCATGGCCATGTGCGCGTTCACTACACGCCCACGTATTCGTCGTGGCTGAACCAGGTGGAGAACTGGTTCTCCCGCATCCAGCGCGACGTGATCAGTCGTGGCATCTTCACCTCCGTGAAGGATCTGGATCGCAAATTGATGCGCTACATCCGCGCGCACAACAAGAATCCCAAACCCGTGAAGTGGAAGTACGACGATCCATCGCGCCGAATCCACCCGGTGCCATCTCAATGA
- a CDS encoding TlpA family protein disulfide reductase, with the protein MERNTKPHWQAHNARQPRMANPERRQVLSWLGGAGLLAAARARTAFAASPVQDQALAVVQPPRPAPAFSLLNIDGKAHRLADYRGKVVLVNFWATWCPPCRQEMPSIERLYLSMKGRPFEVLALDQGESLNNVFAYMGELNPSPTFPVLLDQHSQVAHAFGVMGIPTTYLIDKRGLIVRQAVGGRDYNTPQIRQTIEALMR; encoded by the coding sequence ATGGAACGCAACACCAAGCCACATTGGCAGGCCCACAATGCGCGGCAGCCTCGCATGGCTAACCCTGAGCGCCGCCAAGTGCTGTCCTGGCTCGGTGGCGCCGGATTGCTGGCGGCAGCCAGAGCTCGCACCGCGTTTGCCGCCAGCCCAGTGCAAGATCAAGCGCTCGCGGTGGTGCAGCCACCGCGCCCAGCGCCGGCCTTCAGCCTGCTGAACATCGACGGCAAAGCACACCGTCTGGCTGACTACCGCGGCAAGGTGGTGCTGGTGAATTTCTGGGCAACCTGGTGCCCGCCATGCCGGCAGGAGATGCCGTCCATCGAAAGGCTTTACCTGTCGATGAAAGGTCGCCCCTTTGAGGTGTTGGCGCTGGACCAGGGCGAGAGCCTGAACAACGTCTTCGCCTACATGGGGGAACTCAATCCCTCGCCCACATTTCCGGTGTTGCTGGACCAGCATAGTCAGGTGGCGCATGCTTTCGGCGTGATGGGGATTCCGACAACCTATCTGATCGACAAGCGGGGTCTGATCGTCCGGCAGGCCGTCGGCGGGCGCGATTACAACACCCCGCAGATTCGGCAAACCATCGAGGCCCTGATGCGCTGA
- a CDS encoding efflux RND transporter permease subunit — MIRRLMEWCFENRSLTVIGALMVLAAGILAVRNTPLEAIPDISPTQVIIKTSYPGQAPQVVQDQVTYPLETTLQSVPGARAVRGYSMFGDSFVYVIFKDGTNIYQARNLVLQYLSQVQSKLPPGVTPALGPDSSGVDWVYMYALTDTGGTQDLSQLTTLQNWFLKYQLQGIPGVAEVATVGGMVKEYQVVVNPQALLAYNLTLPQVEDAIRAANGETSGSVVDLGEASYMVRTTGYIRSLRDLENAPLAARGGVPLTLKDVARVQFGPELPNSAADLNGEGAVVGGIVMMNQGSNADAIIRRVEDKIRSIQPSLPPGVKIVTTYSQAPLIQRAIHTLTEKLLEESLIVALVSFLFLLRARSALVAIVSLPLGILAAFLVMWAQGIPANIMSLGGIAIAIGAMTDAAIVMIENMHKHMEQDPGADPWMKARVAASEVGPALFFSLLIIAVSFLPVFALGGEEGKLFRPLAFTKTYAMAAAAILSISLVPLLMAWFIRGHIRPEGKNPLNQMLIWLYRPLIHGVLRAPWLVIVLALVAVASLYFPWKHLGSEFMPPLNEGTLLYMPVSQDPSISIGQSAAILQQSDRIIKTFPEVESVFGKAGRAQTATDPTPISMFMTVVNLKDRSTWPASMTTAKLIEKMNQALQIPGVSNTWTQPIKGQVDMLTTGLQTPLGIKVTGSNLDTLNRLGQEIQAALQTVPGTQNAYAARATGGRYIVVDTNRLAAARYGLSVADVNRLVETAIGGQMLSTAVNGLERFPISLRYPRELRQSLSTLMESRIATPEGSQIPLAQVATLRIEGGPPMLTSDNSRLNSWVYIDLKPGTSIGSYVAAAQAALAQKVHLQPGFTLDWVGQYQALEQAVQRLKIVVPAVIGLIALLLYFNFKNITEVAIILLTLPLSLVGGFWYVDWLGYKLSVAVGVGFIATAGVASEFGVVMLLYLDAALERRKIHDRLNTWGDLKQTVVEGTLLRLRPMAMTLTMVVGGLLPIMFSEGAGADVMKRIAAPMVGGMLTAALLALLVIPAVYALWQKRRLGLGESPRLEVAS, encoded by the coding sequence ATGATCCGGCGGCTCATGGAGTGGTGCTTCGAGAACCGCAGCCTGACGGTGATCGGCGCGCTGATGGTGCTGGCCGCGGGCATCCTGGCGGTGCGCAACACGCCGCTGGAGGCCATCCCCGACATCTCCCCCACCCAGGTCATCATCAAGACCTCCTACCCCGGGCAGGCGCCGCAGGTGGTTCAGGACCAGGTGACCTATCCGCTGGAGACCACCCTGCAGTCGGTGCCCGGCGCGCGCGCGGTGCGCGGCTATTCGATGTTCGGCGACTCCTTTGTCTACGTCATCTTCAAGGATGGCACCAACATCTATCAAGCGCGCAACCTGGTGCTTCAGTATCTCAGCCAGGTGCAATCCAAACTGCCGCCTGGAGTGACGCCGGCGCTGGGGCCTGACAGTTCGGGGGTGGACTGGGTTTACATGTACGCCCTGACCGATACCGGCGGCACGCAGGACCTGAGCCAGCTCACCACCCTGCAGAACTGGTTCCTCAAATACCAATTGCAGGGCATTCCGGGGGTGGCCGAGGTCGCCACGGTCGGCGGCATGGTGAAGGAATACCAGGTGGTTGTGAACCCGCAGGCCCTGCTGGCCTACAACCTCACCCTGCCGCAGGTGGAAGATGCCATCCGCGCCGCCAACGGCGAGACCAGCGGCTCGGTGGTCGATCTCGGCGAGGCCAGCTATATGGTGCGCACCACCGGCTATATCCGCTCCTTGCGGGATCTGGAGAACGCGCCGCTGGCGGCGCGTGGCGGGGTGCCGCTGACGCTCAAGGATGTCGCCCGCGTCCAATTCGGCCCGGAACTGCCCAACAGCGCCGCCGACCTCAACGGCGAGGGCGCGGTGGTGGGGGGCATCGTGATGATGAACCAGGGCTCGAACGCCGATGCCATCATCCGCCGAGTCGAGGACAAAATCCGCAGCATCCAGCCCTCGCTGCCGCCCGGGGTGAAGATCGTCACCACCTACAGTCAGGCGCCGCTGATCCAGCGCGCCATCCACACCCTGACCGAGAAGCTGCTGGAGGAGTCGCTGATCGTCGCCCTGGTGTCATTCCTGTTCCTGCTGCGCGCGCGCTCGGCGCTGGTGGCCATCGTGTCGCTGCCGCTGGGCATCCTCGCCGCCTTCCTGGTGATGTGGGCGCAGGGCATTCCGGCCAACATCATGTCCCTAGGGGGCATCGCCATCGCCATCGGCGCGATGACCGACGCTGCGATCGTGATGATCGAGAACATGCACAAGCATATGGAGCAGGATCCCGGCGCCGATCCCTGGATGAAGGCCAGGGTGGCGGCATCGGAAGTCGGGCCGGCGCTGTTTTTTTCGCTGCTGATCATCGCGGTGTCGTTCCTGCCGGTGTTCGCGCTCGGCGGCGAGGAGGGCAAGCTGTTTCGGCCCCTGGCCTTCACCAAGACCTATGCCATGGCCGCGGCCGCCATCCTGTCCATCAGCCTGGTGCCGCTGCTGATGGCCTGGTTCATCCGCGGGCATATCCGCCCGGAGGGGAAGAACCCCCTGAACCAGATGCTGATCTGGCTCTACCGCCCCTTGATCCACGGCGTGCTGCGGGCACCATGGCTGGTCATCGTGCTGGCCCTCGTCGCCGTGGCCAGCCTGTATTTCCCCTGGAAGCACCTCGGCTCGGAGTTCATGCCGCCCTTGAACGAAGGCACCCTGCTGTACATGCCGGTGTCGCAGGATCCGTCGATCTCCATCGGCCAATCCGCCGCGATCCTGCAGCAGAGCGACCGCATCATCAAGACCTTCCCCGAAGTGGAGAGCGTGTTCGGCAAGGCGGGCCGGGCGCAGACCGCGACCGACCCGACGCCGATCTCGATGTTCATGACAGTCGTGAACCTGAAGGACCGCAGCACCTGGCCGGCCAGCATGACCACCGCCAAGCTGATCGAGAAGATGAATCAGGCGCTGCAGATTCCTGGCGTATCGAACACCTGGACCCAGCCGATCAAGGGCCAGGTGGACATGCTGACCACCGGCCTGCAAACGCCGCTCGGCATCAAGGTCACCGGCAGCAATCTCGACACCCTGAACCGGCTGGGGCAGGAGATCCAGGCGGCGCTGCAAACGGTCCCGGGCACCCAGAACGCCTATGCGGCGCGGGCCACCGGCGGGCGCTACATCGTGGTCGACACCAACCGGCTGGCAGCCGCGCGCTACGGCCTTTCGGTGGCGGATGTGAACCGCCTGGTCGAGACCGCCATCGGTGGACAGATGCTGTCCACCGCCGTCAACGGCCTGGAGCGCTTCCCCATCAGCCTGCGCTACCCGCGCGAACTGCGCCAGTCGCTGTCCACGCTGATGGAAAGCCGCATCGCCACGCCCGAGGGCAGCCAGATTCCGCTGGCGCAGGTGGCCACGCTGCGCATCGAGGGCGGCCCGCCCATGCTCACCAGCGACAACAGCCGCCTGAATTCCTGGGTGTACATCGACCTCAAACCCGGCACCAGCATCGGCAGCTACGTGGCCGCGGCGCAAGCGGCCCTGGCACAGAAGGTTCATCTGCAGCCCGGTTTCACGCTCGACTGGGTTGGGCAGTACCAGGCGCTGGAGCAGGCCGTGCAGCGTCTGAAGATCGTCGTGCCGGCGGTGATCGGCCTGATCGCGCTCCTGCTGTATTTCAACTTCAAGAACATCACCGAGGTCGCCATCATCCTGCTGACCTTGCCGCTGTCGCTGGTGGGCGGATTCTGGTACGTCGACTGGCTGGGCTACAAGCTCTCGGTTGCGGTGGGCGTGGGCTTCATCGCCACCGCCGGGGTGGCCTCCGAGTTCGGCGTGGTCATGCTGCTGTATCTCGACGCGGCGCTGGAGCGGCGCAAGATTCACGACCGCCTCAACACCTGGGGCGACCTCAAGCAAACGGTGGTCGAGGGCACCTTGCTGCGGCTGCGCCCCATGGCGATGACCCTCACCATGGTGGTCGGCGGCCTGCTGCCCATCATGTTCAGCGAAGGCGCTGGTGCCGACGTGATGAAGCGCATCGCCGCGCCCATGGTTGGCGGCATGCTGACGGCTGCTTTGCTGGCGCTACTGGTGATTCCGGCGGTTTACGCCCTGTGGCAGAAGCGGCGCCTGGGGCTGGGCGAGAGTCCCAGGCTGGAGGTGGCTTCATGA
- a CDS encoding efflux RND transporter periplasmic adaptor subunit, translating into MNLRTFTLGLGLLLVGIGAGLWTSRWLPHGASDPKTPNAAAAPASATASAAAPASRRVLYWANPMNAAIHSDHPMKDNMGMDYVPVYAPAAAPQRRVLYWVSPMNPAIHSDRPMKDNMGMDYVPVYAPAEAGANDSGLRIDPRLTQNLGVRLTTAQMRPMGQAIQTVGTVAVDQNRVTTVTPRFSGWVVHLKVRAVGDPVARGQVLAEIYSPELYSAQQEYSIARQQAGAADGHADSQGLLAAAKQRLLLLGLPGAALKQLEASGQPMRNVPILAPESGVVTALNIRQGSYVSSQNSLFEIANLDRVWVNVALYDYQMPWVRLGDGVQLQLPAYPGRNWDGRLNFLYPTLDPQTRTITARLSFANPGGILRPGMYANATVQAQAQTALALPSSAVLRTQDGDYAMLAQAGGHFLPVQVALGPEANGWVVIARGLKAGDQVVESAQFLLYSESQFQSVKARMLGGHAGTSGASGIPATGAMPGMPPASAPQAGSAGPMTSRTVAPIAPPTGAPPATPAAAPPPAAGSIAGMNMAPDRSAP; encoded by the coding sequence ATGAATTTGCGAACCTTCACTCTCGGCCTCGGCCTGTTGCTGGTCGGCATCGGCGCGGGCCTCTGGACCAGTCGCTGGCTGCCGCACGGCGCCTCGGACCCCAAGACGCCGAACGCCGCGGCGGCCCCGGCTTCCGCAACAGCTTCCGCAGCAGCGCCGGCAAGCCGCCGGGTGCTGTACTGGGCCAACCCGATGAACGCCGCCATCCACTCCGACCACCCGATGAAAGACAACATGGGGATGGACTATGTCCCGGTCTACGCCCCGGCTGCGGCGCCGCAGCGCCGGGTGCTGTACTGGGTCAGCCCGATGAATCCGGCGATCCATTCGGACCGTCCGATGAAGGACAACATGGGCATGGATTACGTGCCGGTCTACGCCCCGGCCGAAGCCGGCGCCAACGACAGCGGGCTGCGCATCGACCCGCGCCTGACGCAAAACCTGGGCGTGCGCCTGACGACCGCACAGATGCGTCCCATGGGCCAGGCGATCCAGACCGTGGGCACCGTGGCCGTGGACCAGAACCGCGTCACCACCGTCACCCCGCGCTTCTCCGGCTGGGTCGTGCATCTCAAGGTGCGTGCCGTGGGCGACCCGGTGGCGCGCGGTCAGGTGCTGGCGGAGATTTACTCGCCCGAGCTGTACAGCGCGCAGCAGGAATACAGCATTGCGCGCCAGCAAGCCGGCGCGGCCGACGGTCATGCCGACAGCCAGGGCTTGCTGGCCGCGGCCAAACAGCGCCTGCTGCTGCTGGGCCTGCCCGGGGCTGCGCTCAAGCAGTTGGAGGCCTCGGGCCAGCCGATGCGCAACGTTCCCATCCTGGCGCCCGAGAGCGGGGTGGTGACGGCGCTCAATATTCGCCAGGGCAGCTATGTCTCGTCGCAGAATAGCCTGTTCGAGATCGCCAATCTGGATCGGGTCTGGGTCAATGTGGCGCTGTACGACTACCAGATGCCGTGGGTGCGCCTGGGCGACGGCGTGCAGCTCCAGCTTCCGGCCTACCCCGGCAGGAATTGGGATGGGCGCCTGAACTTTCTCTACCCCACGCTGGACCCGCAAACCCGCACCATCACCGCGCGCCTGAGCTTCGCCAACCCCGGCGGCATTCTGCGCCCGGGCATGTATGCCAACGCCACGGTGCAGGCCCAGGCGCAAACCGCGCTGGCGCTGCCGAGCAGCGCGGTGCTGCGCACGCAGGATGGCGATTACGCCATGCTGGCGCAGGCGGGCGGCCACTTCCTGCCGGTGCAAGTTGCGCTTGGGCCCGAGGCGAACGGCTGGGTGGTCATCGCCCGGGGGCTCAAGGCGGGTGACCAGGTGGTGGAAAGCGCCCAGTTCCTGCTGTACTCTGAATCGCAGTTCCAGTCGGTCAAGGCGCGCATGCTCGGTGGTCATGCCGGCACGAGCGGCGCGAGTGGCATACCCGCCACGGGAGCGATGCCAGGCATGCCGCCAGCGAGCGCCCCGCAAGCTGGCTCTGCTGGGCCAATGACCTCGCGAACGGTCGCACCAATAGCCCCACCAACGGGCGCACCACCCGCCACGCCGGCAGCCGCGCCCCCACCCGCCGCCGGGTCGATAGCCGGGATGAACATGGCTCCTGACCGGAGCGCCCCATGA
- a CDS encoding TolC family protein, translating into MSLILQCRRAQARRLSSVWSERPAAIPVLVTLLLLAGLAAPAQAAPLTLGAAEAQLARSNPSLAAAAQRIRAIQHQAAAATQLPDPHVSFDAVNLPTNSFSLTQQSMTMLSVGVSQSFPPIGKLALEGDKLQAQASEQHFSREAKRAQLVLALRRAWLAAVYARQAMATVQRQQTLARENVDAAMASYRAGNGPQSDVLRARLAEDELRNDQSALAADEAASLADIAQALGSDQTPQIDPDWPSLSPGATAPEQAPPTQPLLRMAQAKVQIAQAGVQVAKKDFLPEITVGASYGKSFFPGSPNFFSAGVSMNLPIFSSHRLDQELDSARAQVLEARYDEQDQRLALQQQIRTATARMRSQQEKWQRMRAHMLPLAHAAYDSTLTTYSNGRASMSDVLKAQQAVFALELQTLQQRRDLLATQAELDYLTTPSEQQP; encoded by the coding sequence ATGTCCCTCATCCTGCAGTGCCGCCGTGCGCAAGCCCGGCGGTTGTCATCCGTCTGGTCTGAACGCCCGGCGGCCATCCCCGTTCTCGTCACGCTTCTACTGCTCGCCGGCCTGGCCGCACCCGCCCAAGCCGCGCCCCTGACCCTCGGTGCCGCCGAGGCGCAACTGGCGCGGAGCAATCCCAGTCTGGCCGCAGCCGCGCAGCGCATCCGCGCCATCCAGCACCAGGCCGCGGCGGCCACGCAGTTGCCCGACCCGCATGTGTCGTTCGACGCGGTCAACCTGCCCACCAACAGCTTCTCGCTGACGCAGCAGAGCATGACCATGCTCAGCGTCGGCGTCAGCCAGAGTTTTCCGCCGATCGGCAAGCTGGCCCTCGAAGGCGACAAGCTGCAGGCGCAAGCCTCGGAGCAGCACTTCAGCCGCGAAGCCAAACGCGCGCAGCTGGTTCTCGCCTTGCGACGCGCCTGGCTTGCAGCGGTGTACGCGCGCCAGGCCATGGCGACGGTGCAGCGGCAGCAGACGCTGGCGCGTGAGAACGTCGACGCGGCCATGGCCAGCTACCGGGCAGGCAACGGACCGCAGAGCGATGTGTTGCGCGCCCGTCTCGCCGAGGACGAACTGCGCAACGACCAAAGCGCGCTCGCCGCGGATGAAGCGGCGTCCCTGGCCGACATTGCCCAGGCACTCGGCAGCGATCAAACGCCGCAGATCGATCCTGACTGGCCGAGCTTGTCGCCAGGCGCGACGGCTCCCGAGCAAGCGCCCCCGACCCAGCCGCTGCTGCGCATGGCCCAGGCCAAGGTGCAGATCGCCCAGGCTGGCGTGCAGGTGGCCAAGAAGGATTTCCTGCCGGAGATCACGGTTGGCGCCTCCTACGGCAAGAGCTTTTTTCCGGGCTCTCCCAACTTTTTCTCCGCCGGGGTTTCGATGAACTTGCCGATCTTCTCCAGCCATCGGCTGGATCAGGAACTCGACAGCGCCCGCGCCCAGGTGCTGGAAGCCCGCTACGACGAGCAGGACCAGCGGTTGGCCTTGCAGCAGCAGATCCGCACCGCCACGGCGCGCATGCGCAGCCAGCAGGAGAAGTGGCAGCGCATGCGCGCGCACATGCTGCCGCTGGCGCATGCGGCGTACGACTCCACCCTCACCACCTACAGCAACGGCCGCGCCAGCATGAGCGACGTGCTGAAGGCGCAGCAAGCCGTTTTTGCCCTTGAACTCCAGACCCTGCAACAGCGCCGGGATCTGCTGGCCACCCAGGCCGAACTCGACTACCTGACAACGCCTTCGGAGCAGCAGCCATGA